From the Arctopsyche grandis isolate Sample6627 chromosome 11, ASM5162203v2, whole genome shotgun sequence genome, one window contains:
- the Alg-2 gene encoding apoptosis-linked gene-2 isoform X1, translated as MSQFASPMPSREFLWDVFQRVDKDRSGHISADELQMALSNGTWNPFNPETVRLMIGMFDKQSRGTVNFEDFGALWKYVTDWQGCFRSFDRDNSGNIDKEELKNALIAFGYRLSDNIVGLLVRKFDRFGRGTILFDDFIQCCIILYTLTASFRQYDTDQDGVISIHYEQFLGMVFSLKI; from the exons ATGTCGCAGTTCGCATCTCCGATGCCCAGCCGGGAATTCCTGTGGGACGTCTTCCAAAG AGTGGATAAAGATAGAAGTGGCCATATATCGGCCGATGAATTACAAATGGCTTTGTCGAATGGAACGTGGAATCCATTCAATCCAGAGACCGTGCGGTTGATGATCG GTATGTTCGATAAGCAGAGTCGAGGGACTGtaaattttgaagattttggaGCTTTGTGGAAATACGTCACCGATTGGCAAGGTTGCTTTCGATCTTTCGACAGAGACAATTCTGGAAATATCGATAAGGAGGAACTTAAAAACGCTCTGATCGCATTTGGATATCGACTTTCCGATAATATTGTCGGTTTGTTGGTGAGGAAATTCGATAGGTTCGGTAGAGGAACCATTTTATTCGATGATTTTATACAATGCTGTATTATTCTATAT ACACTAACAGCATCTTTCAGACAGTACGATACAGATCAAGATGGGGTCATCTCAATTCATTATGAACAGTTTCTGGGAATGGTCTTTAGTCTGAagatataa
- the Alg-2 gene encoding apoptosis-linked gene-2 isoform X2 — protein sequence MSQFASPMPSREFLWDVFQRVDKDRSGHISADELQMALSNGTWNPFNPETVRLMIGMFDKQSRGTVNFEDFGALWKYVTDWQGCFRSFDRDNSGNIDKEELKNALIAFGYRLSDNIVGLLVRKFDRFGRGTILFDDFIQCCIILYALTHSFRQHDHSQTGYITIQYEQFLWMVFSLQI from the exons ATGTCGCAGTTCGCATCTCCGATGCCCAGCCGGGAATTCCTGTGGGACGTCTTCCAAAG AGTGGATAAAGATAGAAGTGGCCATATATCGGCCGATGAATTACAAATGGCTTTGTCGAATGGAACGTGGAATCCATTCAATCCAGAGACCGTGCGGTTGATGATCG GTATGTTCGATAAGCAGAGTCGAGGGACTGtaaattttgaagattttggaGCTTTGTGGAAATACGTCACCGATTGGCAAGGTTGCTTTCGATCTTTCGACAGAGACAATTCTGGAAATATCGATAAGGAGGAACTTAAAAACGCTCTGATCGCATTTGGATATCGACTTTCCGATAATATTGTCGGTTTGTTGGTGAGGAAATTCGATAGGTTCGGTAGAGGAACCATTTTATTCGATGATTTTATACAATGCTGTATTATTCTATAT GCTTTAACACATTCTTTTCGTCAGCACGATCACAGCCAGACTGGATATATTACTATTCAATACGAACAATTTTTATGGATGGTTTTTTCACTGCAAATATAA
- the Exo70 gene encoding exocyst complex component 7, which translates to MESKSTAEMKLEKETTNLNLLKERLNKSSQLTSSIVGILDSFEHRLAKLEQTILPVYNDTAQLQRKQQNMERTLQSLDHVISYYCVAQEVSDVITAGPGDGLNNFLQAMNKLAEAQAYFNKNNPQSVELENVNTLYFTGITKLESELKDLLVKYSKPLLPIVLLDLIAMDEDSSVESAPPSLGMPLAALEDLRSICQWLNNAGRNAYTSLLGSVRGSVVYKSLTSLKEHQRTSSGGSMQKSHITYSPMPKSKIIHRTESTARKTSSRIHKALEKRANKMILKASQTLEQSTGLTLGPRRSASHAEGEDWSGGAEQDMEQYLELVMGLHRLMKAEQMLLVGLVPLAQQHTVFEIIVRDALDLVVQDGENIASRAKKCMSRHDFGSVLIVFPILKQLLALKPEFERTVEHCDINVKSKFSSILTTLHTTGVKALEDFIESVKSDNGTLPVDGTVHELTTNVLVFLDQILDYSDTIGGVLSQETVYVKNFALLPCYTQIAHDKEAKARALLAIYVRKVLGQLNLTLHSKSEQYSDQALRALFRLNNNHYLLMGLQRTQLLEVLTLSEPNCEQNYRDMIQEHKTNYLQSWNKLLMYITPGDEETKGSKLKDKDRASIKEKFAGFNKEMEECAKVQRSYSIPDLELRESLKRDNKETLLPKYNSFYDTYASLPFSKTPEKYVKHNSAQIANMLDRFFDVAA; encoded by the exons ATGGAGTCAAAATCCACAGCTGAAATGAAGCTGGAAAAG gaAACGACCAATTTAAATCTCCTCAAGGAGAGATTGAACAAGAGTTCCCAGCTCACAAGCTCCATTGTGGGAATTCTGGATTCGTTTGAGCACAGGCTCGCCAAGTTAGAGCAGACCATACTTCCGGTGTATAATGACACGGCACAGTTGCAAAGGAAGCAACaaa ATATGGAACGAACCTTGCAATCTTTGGATCATGTTATAAGCTACTACTGCGTCGCACAAGAGGTTTCAGATGTTATTACTGCAGGACCCGGTGAcggtttaaataattttcttcaA GCGATGAATAAACTAGCCGAAGCTCAagcttatttcaataaaaataatccacaaagtGTAGAACTTGAAAATGTT AATACGCTATATTTCACCGGTATTACTAAACTTGAAAGTGAACTGAAAGATCTTCTCGTTAAATATAGTAAACCCCTTCTGCCAATTGTTCTGCTAGATCTCATTGCAATGGATGAag aTTCAAGCGTAGAAAGTGCTCCACCAAGTTTAGGAATGCCGTTAGCAGCATTAGAAGATTTGAGATCGATATGTCAGTGGTTGAATAATGCTGGCCGAAATGCTTATACTTCTCTCTTGGGTTCTGTGAGAGGATCTGTTGTATATAAATCGCTCACTTCTCTCAAAGAACACCAACGAACCAGTAGCGGAGGAAGCATGCAAAAATCACATATCACTTATTCGCCGATGCCC aaatctaaaataatacatcGCACTGAAAGTACTGCAAGGAAAACTTCAAGTAGAATTCACAAGGc CCTTGAAAAACGAGCTAATAAAATGATACTGAAAGCTTCTCAGACTTTAGAGCAGTCGACAGGATTAACTCTCGGTCCAAGAAGAAGTGCATCGCATGCAg aaGGGGAAGATTGGAGTGGCGGTGCTGAACAAGATATGGAGCAGTATTTAGAATTAGTAATGGGATTGCATCGTCTTATGAAAGCTGAGCAAATGCTTCTTGTCGGATTGGTTCCGTTGGCACAGCAGCATACCGTATTTGAGATTATAGTCAGAGATGCCCTTGATCTCGTAGTACAAGATGGAGAG AATATTGCATCAAGAGCTAAAAAATGCATGAGCCGACATGATTTCGGATCCGTCTTAATTGTGTTTCCAATCTTAAAACAATTGCTAGCCTTGAAACCAGAATTCGAAAGAACGGTAGAGCATTGTGATATTAATGTAAAATCTAAGTTTTCTTCAATTTTAACAACATTACACACCact gGGGTGAAAGCTTTGGAAGATTTCATTGAAAGCGTAAAATCCGACAACGGCACTTTGCCGGTTGACGGAACGGTACACGAGCTTACGACTAACGTTCTCGTATTTCTCGATCAAATATTAGACTACTCCGATACCATCG GTGGAGTTTTATCCCAAGAGACAGTCTACGTgaaaaattttgcattattacCGTGCTATACACAAATTGCTCATGACAAGGAAGCGAAAGCAAGAGCGTTGCTCGCTATTTACGTtc GAAAAGTATTAGGGCAATTGAATTTGACTCTGCATAGTAAAAGCGAGCAATATAGTGATCAAGCTCTACGCGCTCTATTTAGacttaataataatcattatttGTTGATG GGTTTACAAAGGACGCAGTTATTGGAAGTTTTAACGCTTTCGGAACCGAATTGTGAacaaaattatagagatatGATTCAAGAGCACAAAACTAACTATTTACAAAG ctGGAATaaattacttatgtatataacgCCTGGTGATGAAGAAACAAAAGGCAGTAAACTGAAAGATAAAGATAGAgcttcaattaaagaaaaatttgcT GGTTTCAATAAGGAAATGGAAGAATGTGCGAAAGTTCAACGAAGCTATTCCATCCCGGATTTAGAGCTCAGAGAATCGTTAAAGCGGGATAATAAAGAAACTCTGTTGCCAAAATACAATTCGTTTTACGATACATACGCATCGCTACCATTTTCGAAAACTCCTGAAAAGTACGTTAAACACAATTCCGCACAAATAGCAAATATGCTAGATCGATTTTTCGACGTTGCTGCTTAA
- the LOC143919038 gene encoding uncharacterized protein LOC143919038, with the protein MRDPLHIERSSSTTRFITNHLSTIIIIIIKAPSVPTSVVTPRRAVALQHLHEPQRLTVQLGVSSTTSMPLPPPPPHQPTSASEERRRRSIASHRRDHRTTHRPARDVTALESTDHSGRYTYVHSG; encoded by the coding sequence atgcgcgatccactacacatagaacggtcatccagcaccacaagattcatcacaaaccacctcagcaccatcatcatcatcatcatcaaggccccgtccgtccccacgagcgtcgtcacgccgagacgggcggtagcgctacaacacctccacgagccacaacgactcacagtccagctcggagtatcatcaaccacatcgatgcccctgccgcccccgccgccccaccaaccgacatcagcctcggaagagcggcgccgccgcagcatcgcatcgcatcggcgcgaccatcggaccacccaccgtcctgctcgcgacgtcaccgccctcgaatctaccgaccattcagggcggtacacctatgtacacagcggatga
- the LOC143919465 gene encoding uncharacterized protein LOC143919465 isoform X2 produces MELLQEIDWLKTVYDGRKFLKHDDILNEAATFKIIREKFKNPLLPDSDEETRPVKKLQQKLNKTKSEPPKDPKKPNQYIPGLRQIPIFPQVSTLTPHQHKICITAIQSIKNYCVSMPKINFNPNQLQIYNNLIGTINEENRLFAEHVKNIWITKSCVRYLKILPEHEMLIDKVMKKSVNVHKKYPQFYQMACMFPLVYNNNDVPIEISFLEDLLEVGELPTVKIPYLNKKFVLPTTLYNSVDGSKDAFKFHNCLVSEDIKCEELSIKHGASIVISSNGLKVLANNQAPFTQFWDLPILVKSYPTKGPRGELTYHTVAFIDKSLPVCNFTNHEKSLRCYKLLLKSSFLNLVQHQNQTSSENVPNTSKENEIIKTNDEPECSTESNTMNDLSSDSSSDEEKLLIDCALGFDDKTTKTTTKIGKTKNALSKISQNMTSNNKNEDENKQSARLESEKISVIDKNIEQKNRITTYKLWKIGQTKGKNPLCKDLEKDIKIVIRCKVDGYETDPSGEKQNINIVPKLEYQAEYGAEMTTPSEIAQHWTLLQFRPNSTLLKARIIPHTGEIIMIEKLPLSAVASEASKRGVWKSEFALGAYFSIFSRLSKLQPGQYILRHEPKHHAFALLYRSVPSKCENGLDLSERTSDETSINQTAPWTPIDPNIVTPNLAHHNIMPCMFTSGKCKILKPTFKKKIIKPKMKKKNKKKSSKKQNDKKKTE; encoded by the exons ATGGAGTTACTACAAGAAATCGATTG GTTAAAAACTGTATACGATGgacgaaaatttttaaaacatgatgatattttgaatgaagcagcaacgtttaaaattattcgtgaaaaattcaaaaatccaTTACTACCCGATTCAGATGAAGAAACACGACCCGTTAAAAAACTACAACAGAAACTAAATAAAACTAAATCAGAACCTCCAAAA GATCCTAAAAAACCAAACCAATATATACCTGGACTTCGTCAGATACCAATTTTTCCTCAAGTATCTACTCTAACGCCTCACCAACACAAAATATGTATTACGGCAATTCAGTCGATCAAAAACTACTGTGTATCTAtgccaaaaattaattttaatcctaaccaattacaaatttacaat AATTTAATTGGTACAATAAATGAAGAGAATCGACTTTTCGCGGAACACGTAAAAAACATTTGGATTACAAAAAGCTGTGtaagatatttgaaaattctTCCAGAACATGAAATGTTAATAGACAAAGTAATGAAAAAATCGGTTAATGTCCACAAAAAGTATCCACAGTTTTATCAAATGGCTTGTATGTTTCCTCTcgtctataataataatgatgttCCGATTGAAATATCGTTTTTGGAAGATTTACTCGAAGTG GGTGAATTGCCGACAGTGAAAataccatatttgaataaaaaatttgttTTGCCAACGACTTTATATAATTCAGTGGATGGTTCTAAAGATGCATTCAAATTTCACAATTGTTTAG TTAGCGAAGATATTAAATGTGAAGAACTCTCCATAAAACATGGAGCCAGTATTGTTATATCTTCAAATGGGCTCAAAGTACTCGCCAATAACCAGGCTCCCTTCACGCAATTTTGGGATTTACCAATTCTAGTTAAAAGCTATCCAACgaaag GTCCGAGAGGTGAACTCACATATCACACTGTTGCATTTATTGATAAATCATTACCTGTATGCAATTTCACTAATCATGAAAAAAGTTTACGGTGCTACAAATTACTTTTGAAGTCATCCTTTTTGAATTTGGTGCAGCATCAAAATCA GACTTCGTCAGAAAATGTGCCCAATACTTCCAAAGAAAATGAGATAATTAAAACTAACGATGAACCGGAATGTTCAACCGAAAGCAACACTATGAATGATTTATCGAGTGATAGTTCTTCCGATGAAGAAAAACTTTTAATTGATTGTGCACTCGGGTTTGATG acAAAACTACTAAAACTACTACTAAGATAGGCAAAACCAAAAAcgcattatcaaaaatatctcaAAATATGACATCTAACAACAAGAATGaagatgaaaataaacaaagtgCTCGTTTAGAATCTGAAAAAATATCAGTTATAGACAAAAACATAGAACAAAAAA ATAgaataactacatataaattatGGAAAATTGGGCAAACCAAAGGAAAAAATCCCCTTTGCAAAGACCTAGAAAAAgacattaaaattgtaatacggTGTAAAGTTGACGGATACGAG ACAGACCCGTCAGgcgaaaaacaaaacataaacaTAGTTCCCAAGCTCGAATATCAAGCGGAATACGGAGCCGAAATGACCACACCGTCGGAAATTGCTCAACATTGGACTTTATTACAATTCAGACCCAATTCAACACTGCTCAAAG CTCGAATCATACCCCACACTGGCGAGATTATAATGATTGAGAAACTACCTTTGTCAGCCGTGGCGAGCGAAGCTTCAAAGCGAGGGGTTTGGAAGTCTGAATTTGCCCTCGGTGCATATTTCAGCATATTTTCAAGACTATCCAAACTGCAACCGGGTCAATACATACTGAGACATGAACCGAAACATCACGCTTTCGCATTACTATACAGAAGTGTTCCATCGAA GTGTGAAAATGGTTTGGATCTAAGCGAACGAACGTCCGATGAAACTTCAATCAATCAGACCGCCCCATGGACTCCTATTGATCCCAACATAGTCACACCTAATTTAGCGCACCATAATATTATGCCTTGTATGTTCACTTCGGGGAAATGTAAAATACTCAAACCAACTTTTAagaaaa AAATCATAAagccaaaaatgaaaaagaaaaataaaaaaaagtcatccAAGAagcaaaatgacaaaaaaaaaacggaatga
- the Grd gene encoding gamma-aminobutyric acid type A receptor subunit Grd, with translation MLLRSHRMQCQSKSTSLTQMNDHKNISELLDGLLRGYDNSVRPDFGGPPAVIEVDIMVRSMGPISEVDMTYSMDCYFRQSWVDKRLAFRADAKETLALSISMLKKIWKPDTYFYNGKQSYLHTITTPNKFVRLYQDGRVLYSSRLTIKAGCPMNLEDFPMDTQRCPLKFGSFGYTSVDVIYRWNQQRQVAIAEDMKLSQFDLIASPAANHTNTVLKSDSNYCFCEYSMLLVSFHLQRHMGNFLIQVYGPCILLVVLSWVSFWLNREATADRVSLGITTVLTMTFLGLEARTDLPKVPYPTALDFFVFLSFGFIFATIIQFAVVHYFTKYGSGECYFSADLSSESSSDEDDGRTSRTTCRSQPGCVHNNNTPGSSTEDTNYSETKNGKDVFLLEVIPLRACITPTIPSRRSSLSWTGLPCLSRTQPELNTQHIIPTTVSDHRLSFQASSGSIKKKKKRMPRYNSVSKIDRASRVVFPLLFLAINLFYWYSYLSRSERIKSTYKS, from the exons ATGTTGTTGCGTTCGCATCGGATGCAGTGCCAATCGAAGAGCACTTCATTAACTCAAATGAACGATCACAAGAACATCTCGGAGCTCCTCGACGGGCTGCTAAGGGGGTACGACAATAGCGTGAGACCTGACTTTGGTG GTCCTCCTGCAGTCATCGAAGTTGACATCATGGTAAGAAGTATGGGACCTATCTCAGAAGTAGACATG ACATACTCGATGGATTGCTACTTTCGTCAGTCCTGGGTGGACAAAAGATTGGCGTTCAGAGCCGACGCCAAGGAAACCTTGGCATTGAGCATATCTATGCTGAAGAAAATATGGAAACCAGACACATACTTCTACAACGGAAAGCAGAGCTACCTCCACACCATAACCACGCCTAATAAATTCGTCAGATTGTATCAAGACGGACGCGTCCTATATTCCTCGAG ATTGACAATAAAGGCAGGGTGTCCGATGAATCTTGAAGATTTTCCGATGGACACCCAAAGGTGCCCATTGAAATTCGGCTCTT TTGGTTATACGTCAGTGGACGTGATCTATCGATGGAACCAACAAAGACAAGTAGCAATAGCCGAAGACATGAAACTATCTCAGTTCGACCTGATCGCATCTCCGGCAGCGAACCACACCAACACTGTACTCAAATC TGATTCAAACTACTGCTTTt GTGAGTACTCGATGCTGCTGGTCAGCTTTCATCTTCAAAGACACATGGGAAATTTTTTGATACAAGTCTATGGGCCTTGTATTTTATTGGTTGTTTTGTCTTGGGTCTCCTTTTGGCTCAATCGTGAAGCTACAGCTGATAGAGTGTCTCTTGGTATTACTACAGTTTTGACAATGACTTTCCTAGGACTTGAAGCTAGAACAGATTTGCCCAAAGTACCTTACCCCACAGCTTTAGACTTTTTTGTCTTTTTATCATTCGGATTCATATTTGCAACAATTATTCAG TTTGCAGTCGTTCATTATTTCACTAAATACGGATCAGGAGAATGTTACTTCAGTGCTGATTTAAGCTCAGAATCCAGCAGTGATGAAGATGATGGGAGAACAAGTAGAACAACATGTAGGAGTCAACCCGGCtgtgtacataataataatacaccaGGAAGCAGTACAGAAGACACCAATTACAGCGAAACGAAAAATGGAAAAGACGTTTTCCTTTTAGAA GTTATTCCCTTGAGAGCCTGTATTACGCCTACGATTCCATCTCGGAGATCATCCCTCAGTTGGACCGGATTACCGTGCTTAAGCCGGACACAACCTGAGCTCAACACTCAGCATATAATTCCCACAACTG TTTCAGATCATCGTTTATCATTTCAAGCATCTTCAGGTAGCatcaaaaagaagaaaaaaagaatGCCCCGTTACAATTCGGTGTCCAAAATAGATAGAGCATCTAGGGTAGTATTCCCTTTATTGTTCTTAGCAATTAATTTATTCTACTGGTACTCGTACTTGTCGAGAAGTGAACGAATCAAATCGACCTATAAATCCTAA
- the LOC143918675 gene encoding glycerol-3-phosphate phosphatase-like encodes MTLTSTLASVSGQLVSRLFSRGVRSFSTMYSSSESRLTALSKEEVDQFLGSFDTVLSDCDGVLWIDNDEISGASKVLNSLRSMGKRVFYVTNNSTKNRNQFLEKANNMGFIAQKDDILSTGYLAAAYLKSIDFKKKVYVIGSVGITDELEAVGISHLGIGPDVMTDLPTLVNKDFVRDPDVGAVVVGFDEHFSYPKMLKAASYLNDPNCIFIATNTDERFPKKSIVVPGTGSLVRAVETCAERKAMVMGKPEKYISDAIVTNFGVDPKRTLMIGDRSNTDILLGARCGFKTMLVLSGITTLAEVRKWQKSDTPEDKLLVPDVYMKSIGDLLPYLN; translated from the exons ATGACATTGACGTCTACTTTGGCGTCAGTCAGCGGCCAGCTGGTGTCGCGTTTGTTCTCTAGGGGGGTGCGCTCGTTCTCG acCATGTATAGCTCTTCCGAGTCAAGATTAACGGCTTTGTCCAAAGAAGAAGTCGATCAATTTCTTGGATCATTTGATACCGTTCTCTCCGATTGTGATG GCGTCCTGTGGATTGACAATGATGAAATATCCGGAGCTTCGAAAGTCCTCAACAGCTTACGTTCTATGGGAAAAAGAGTGTTCTATGTGACGAATAATTCCACAAAGAATAGGAatcaatttttagaaaaagccaATAATATGGGATTCATCGCTCAAAAG gaTGATATATTATCTACAGGCTATTTGGCAGCTGCTTATCTTAAAAGTATAGATTTCAAAAAGAAAGTATACGTTATCGGTTCGGTTGGAATCACCGACGAATTGGAGGCTGTTGGAATTTCACATCTTGGAATAGGG CCTGATGTGATGACGGATTTGCCAACTTTGGTAAACAAAGACTTCGTCCGCGATCCAGACGTTGGAGCAGTTGTAGTCGGATTCGACGAACACTTCAGCTATCCAAAAATGCTGAAAGCAGCCTCTTATTTGAACGATCCAAATTGTATATTCATCGCGACAAATACAGATGAAAGGTTTCCCAAGAAGTCAATCGTTGTTCCCGGCACTGGTAGTTTAGTACGTGCTGTTGAAACGTGTGCCGAGAGGAAGGCTATGGTAATGGGAAAGcctgaaaaatacatttcagATGCAATTGTCACAAACTTTGGTGTTGACCCTAAAAGGACTCTCATGATTGGGGACAG gAGTAATACTGATATATTACTTGGAGCCCGTTGTGGATTTAAAACAATGCTTGTTTTGTCCGGAATTACGACACTAGCCGAAGTTAGAAAGTGGCAAAAATCCGACACACCTGAAGACAAATTATTGGTACCTGATGTGTATATGAAAAGTATTGGTGATTTGTTACCATATTTAAACTAG
- the LOC143919465 gene encoding uncharacterized protein LOC143919465 isoform X1, translating into MELLQEIDWLKTVYDGRKFLKHDDILNEAATFKIIREKFKNPLLPDSDEETRPVKKLQQKLNKTKSEPPKDPKKPNQYIPGLRQIPIFPQVSTLTPHQHKICITAIQSIKNYCVSMPKINFNPNQLQIYNNLIGTINEENRLFAEHVKNIWITKSCVRYLKILPEHEMLIDKVMKKSVNVHKKYPQFYQMACMFPLVYNNNDVPIEISFLEDLLEVGELPTVKIPYLNKKFVLPTTLYNSVDGSKDAFKFHNCLVSEDIKCEELSIKHGASIVISSNGLKVLANNQAPFTQFWDLPILVKSYPTKGPRGELTYHTVAFIDKSLPVCNFTNHEKSLRCYKLLLKSSFLNLVQHQNQTSSENVPNTSKENEIIKTNDEPECSTESNTMNDLSSDSSSDEEKLLIDCALGFDDKTTKTTTKIGKTKNALSKISQNMTSNNKNEDENKQSARLESEKISVIDKNIEQKIDRITTYKLWKIGQTKGKNPLCKDLEKDIKIVIRCKVDGYETDPSGEKQNINIVPKLEYQAEYGAEMTTPSEIAQHWTLLQFRPNSTLLKARIIPHTGEIIMIEKLPLSAVASEASKRGVWKSEFALGAYFSIFSRLSKLQPGQYILRHEPKHHAFALLYRSVPSKCENGLDLSERTSDETSINQTAPWTPIDPNIVTPNLAHHNIMPCMFTSGKCKILKPTFKKKIIKPKMKKKNKKKSSKKQNDKKKTE; encoded by the exons ATGGAGTTACTACAAGAAATCGATTG GTTAAAAACTGTATACGATGgacgaaaatttttaaaacatgatgatattttgaatgaagcagcaacgtttaaaattattcgtgaaaaattcaaaaatccaTTACTACCCGATTCAGATGAAGAAACACGACCCGTTAAAAAACTACAACAGAAACTAAATAAAACTAAATCAGAACCTCCAAAA GATCCTAAAAAACCAAACCAATATATACCTGGACTTCGTCAGATACCAATTTTTCCTCAAGTATCTACTCTAACGCCTCACCAACACAAAATATGTATTACGGCAATTCAGTCGATCAAAAACTACTGTGTATCTAtgccaaaaattaattttaatcctaaccaattacaaatttacaat AATTTAATTGGTACAATAAATGAAGAGAATCGACTTTTCGCGGAACACGTAAAAAACATTTGGATTACAAAAAGCTGTGtaagatatttgaaaattctTCCAGAACATGAAATGTTAATAGACAAAGTAATGAAAAAATCGGTTAATGTCCACAAAAAGTATCCACAGTTTTATCAAATGGCTTGTATGTTTCCTCTcgtctataataataatgatgttCCGATTGAAATATCGTTTTTGGAAGATTTACTCGAAGTG GGTGAATTGCCGACAGTGAAAataccatatttgaataaaaaatttgttTTGCCAACGACTTTATATAATTCAGTGGATGGTTCTAAAGATGCATTCAAATTTCACAATTGTTTAG TTAGCGAAGATATTAAATGTGAAGAACTCTCCATAAAACATGGAGCCAGTATTGTTATATCTTCAAATGGGCTCAAAGTACTCGCCAATAACCAGGCTCCCTTCACGCAATTTTGGGATTTACCAATTCTAGTTAAAAGCTATCCAACgaaag GTCCGAGAGGTGAACTCACATATCACACTGTTGCATTTATTGATAAATCATTACCTGTATGCAATTTCACTAATCATGAAAAAAGTTTACGGTGCTACAAATTACTTTTGAAGTCATCCTTTTTGAATTTGGTGCAGCATCAAAATCA GACTTCGTCAGAAAATGTGCCCAATACTTCCAAAGAAAATGAGATAATTAAAACTAACGATGAACCGGAATGTTCAACCGAAAGCAACACTATGAATGATTTATCGAGTGATAGTTCTTCCGATGAAGAAAAACTTTTAATTGATTGTGCACTCGGGTTTGATG acAAAACTACTAAAACTACTACTAAGATAGGCAAAACCAAAAAcgcattatcaaaaatatctcaAAATATGACATCTAACAACAAGAATGaagatgaaaataaacaaagtgCTCGTTTAGAATCTGAAAAAATATCAGTTATAGACAAAAACATAGAACAAAAAA TAGATAgaataactacatataaattatGGAAAATTGGGCAAACCAAAGGAAAAAATCCCCTTTGCAAAGACCTAGAAAAAgacattaaaattgtaatacggTGTAAAGTTGACGGATACGAG ACAGACCCGTCAGgcgaaaaacaaaacataaacaTAGTTCCCAAGCTCGAATATCAAGCGGAATACGGAGCCGAAATGACCACACCGTCGGAAATTGCTCAACATTGGACTTTATTACAATTCAGACCCAATTCAACACTGCTCAAAG CTCGAATCATACCCCACACTGGCGAGATTATAATGATTGAGAAACTACCTTTGTCAGCCGTGGCGAGCGAAGCTTCAAAGCGAGGGGTTTGGAAGTCTGAATTTGCCCTCGGTGCATATTTCAGCATATTTTCAAGACTATCCAAACTGCAACCGGGTCAATACATACTGAGACATGAACCGAAACATCACGCTTTCGCATTACTATACAGAAGTGTTCCATCGAA GTGTGAAAATGGTTTGGATCTAAGCGAACGAACGTCCGATGAAACTTCAATCAATCAGACCGCCCCATGGACTCCTATTGATCCCAACATAGTCACACCTAATTTAGCGCACCATAATATTATGCCTTGTATGTTCACTTCGGGGAAATGTAAAATACTCAAACCAACTTTTAagaaaa AAATCATAAagccaaaaatgaaaaagaaaaataaaaaaaagtcatccAAGAagcaaaatgacaaaaaaaaaacggaatga